The sequence GCCTCTCACCAATAATGgtggaatttaaaatttgatgCTGAGTTCTCAGAACATTGAttcttaatataaataaattttattcattaaataagaaggtgaaaataatttttaaaacttatataatagtctaataataataataagaagtttTTCAAGGAAAAAAGAACAAGGAAACAGTCATATTACGATCAATAAATGGAAGAGCCACGCTAAATACAATGTGAGATAATGACATTCGgaaatatattttctaataaCTCCCCAATAAATATTTCTGTGAAGTTTAAGTCAAGAAGAAATGGTAAAGTAAAAAGAAATTAGTTTCgttttcaaaaagattttgtaAAAGAATGTTATAGGTGACGAGAAAATAGTAGCAAAAGTAGCTCCACCGATAGGGGTCCTACAATTGTCGGTGGAATGAGCAAGTCCAGCTAAAGTTAGCCTATTACTTGTTAATCTTTTCCACAATTATCGCTTACGCGTATGGACTCGATTTACTCGTGACCTAAATAGGTCCTACATCTAGCCATGTTCCAGCTGTGAACTTTGCATGCCATCGAAGACAACAAATGAAACCTCCAGCTAAAGATATCACCTAGACTTTGCATAACCCAAAACACCTGACGTGGTTAGCCCCATTACCTAATCTCACATGGGACCATATTTTTTCTAATTCCAGCCTGTTAAGAGGTTAGTTTTGTATTTTATTGCATGACCCCCCACCTAGATGTCGACCCTCCCTCTAGCCGTTGTGCCTTAACTTGCCTACTTATATGCACTTAACTTCACCCTCTTTAGACACAATAACACGCACTCTTCTTTCTCTTACAATAATACCTCTCTCCTTTTGCTCTACATTTTTATTGATTCTTACTAGCCATGGATAGGAAATTTGTGTTACTAGCGTCAATCTTGTGCATTGTATTGGCAAGTGTCACGGGACAGTCACCTGCAGCAGCCCCAGCCAAAGCACTCGTAGGTGCTAAGGCTAGTTCTCCGCCCGCGGCTGCCCCAAGTAAGCCCAAAAGCACTCCTGCTCCAGCTACAGCACCAGTCTCGGCTCCACCTACAGCTGTTCCGGTTACGCCAGTAAGCGCTCCAGTTGCTGCTCCCACTACACCTGTTGTTGCTGCACCTGTATCCCCACCAGCAAAAGCACCAGCAAGTTCCCCACCAGCAAAAGCACCAGCAAGTTCTCCACCAGTAGCTGCTCCAGTAAGCTCACCACCACCACCAGTGGCTGCACCAGTACAATCTCCACCAGCTCCAGCTCCAGAGGTAGCTACACCACCAGCTGTTTCTACTCCACCTGCTCCAGTTCCAGTTGCAGCACCTGTTGTTTCGGAGACAACTCCAGCTCCGGCTCCTAGCAAGGGAAAGGGCAAGGGAAAGAAGAAGGGAAAGAAACACAATGCATCACCAGCACCTTCTCCCGATTTGATGAGCCCACCTGCACCTCCTACTGAAGCTCCTGGACCTGGCCTTGACTCCGACTCTCCCAGCCCGTCTCTTAACGATGAGGTACGTAATCTCATTAAATTCTCTTTTAAATTAAAGTGTTAATCTTCTTGTTTATTGTTTATTATATGATAGAAGATAGATCATTGATCCGCATCCAGATCTAGTAATATATGTAACCAACTTCATAAGCTAGTAGGAGTATTAGCTTATCTGCATTCTCGCAATTCAATATTTACCCTAGTTGTAGATTTCCACATGGGGTTCACTAGAATTCATTAGTTTTGCgcaaataacatatttttatataagAAATTCATTCAATGTGAGAaacaatttattaaaaaacaagTAAGCTGCCtcttttagaatttaaaattcatagaGAACATTTACATTTTATTGCATTAATTTGTAGTTGTTATGCATATAGGTGCATTAGAGAAAAATTACATTTTACTTCTGCATACTAATTCTATAAAATGGTGCCGTAGCCTATGTTAGCATCTGTCGGTAGTTAGCGGTGATGTCGGTCGATATAAGACATTTACGTTTTACAGCTTCACAATTTGGTCTTTTTAGATACGTGTCCATCAATTGCGCATGATGACTTATGAATGTGTAACTTTAATTTTTACATCATGGTTCACACTTCACCCACTTGCACATTGACTTACCCAAGTGTACAAAGTATTTCTGTATTGCTCAACATACAGTGTCGGTGGGAAGTCAGAGTGGCGTAGATATATTAAGACCAAAGAGCAATACAACAAGTTCGACGAAAAACCATTAAGGGTCGCTAAGCACGAGGCAACACAATGGTAGGGTCGATCAAATGATCAATGCACATGCACGGCTTGTACTGTGCTTTTGCATTATTATCACAACAAAATATGTATAGTGGATCtgattctttaattatttaaatattaaaaatataagattTTAATATATTGTGGATCTAATGCAGAGTGGAGCAGAGAAATTGAAGATGCTTGGTAGCTTGGTAGCTGGATGGGCTGTGATGAGCTGGCTCTTGTTCTAATGAgttcattgttaattttgtcaaacatattttGTCCAGTATTTTGATATTTGACATGTATAatttatctttttgttatttaatttctGGTGCTTTATGGGTCAGGGGGTCCTGATTTGGATCTGCTTATAGATTTGGCCACATTGGctccttttttatattctttcGTGGAGTGTAAGGGTAGAGATTTGTACTAGTTCTCAGTCTTTGCTACTTTTACTCCTTTTGGACTCGCACTTTCTTCTATTATATAGATTTCATTTGTTTATTTGTCGATTCCTGATGTCACCAGTTACTCTACAATCTTCACTAATGCACTTGAACATGATTCGTTATGAGTATTAAATTATTCCTTTCAATTGATTTGTCTTCATTTAATTGGACACTGAtaataaaagtttttttaaaaaatgaatattctgatcataaATCAAACATATGCataatgtatcaaaatatcttttaatcttttaattttatgaaattaaaaaattatcaaaattggAAAGAAACATTGATTGAAGAATTACCAAATTAAGAAGAaacattttttttaaaggaaagtaAGACAGAGAGCGAGTAACTACACGGCCAAGTCATATCACTTAGCGATTTTCCAATTTTCTAACTTCGGTCATTGATTTGTGAGTAGTGACATTGTCTAAGTTACTCAAGTTTAGTTAACTAGTGAGTAGTGACATTGTCTAAGTTACTCAAGTTTAGTTAACTAGTAAGTAGTGGGGACATTGCGACAACTCTTATACTTGTGAATACCGTGttcataggtcgggttggtttgattttctattgaaaaaaaaaattaattatgttgGTTATCAATTATGTcagtttattaaaattataaaccaaatcaaacaaacataaaattggtttaggttttagtcgttCCTTtcgatttttttgatttttctcgatttttttgaataatatttatttttgacaaattatattgtgattgaagtttagatcaagtatgttttcactcatgcgctaatgaaaaaccacaatatgaaaaattgaggagcgaaaaactctcttgaaactaaaaaataagatgaagagtgaaaagtttaggttttaagtttatattggattttggattattttatggggaaaggacagaaacagcacttcaaattaaactatttccttgaaaatggccatgtaatttaaatttcactttctagccattttaatttacagaCTGGTTCTATAgcgtttttacacaacttttatacagattttatacaaatcttatacataaatattctttacggaaattatacagttttgatacataatttatataataactgtacttttttaacacgttttatacaataattatataatttgtatacgttttctatatattgtacatatacatatttgatagaactatacaatttctatacatatatcttatatagattcatattctatttaataattatatcatttttatataatttaattattatttctaaacaataaaaaataaagctgaatatttgatcaatttaaaaatttatagtaaaaaaaaaattgaaatNNNNNNNNNNNNNNNNNNNNNNNNNNNNNNNNNNNNNNNNNNNNNNNNNNNNNNNNNNNNNNNNNNNNNNNNNNNNNNNNNNNNNNNNNNNNNNNNNNNNtatatgtatagaaattgtatagttctatacatatatcttatatagattcatattctatttaataattatatcatttttatataatttaattattatttctaaacaataaaaaataaagctgaatatttgatcaatttaaaaatttatagtaaaaaaaaaattgaaatatttttgaaagggtCGAATtgccctagttgaatattgtatcagtattgtaaaTATACTGTATCAGTAtcgtatatggactgtatatggattacgtggatcaaaatgacccaaattgggaAAGATTAGAAAATGGTcataaaatgacatttatttAGCCGACTGGACATTATTTGTCCAAATGCCAAACTTGGGCTATAATTgagctattattttttaaaaaggtcatAGAGTgccctttttccttattttattagcaattaatagataaatattacaacttaaaagcccaaatatgaatatatatatatatacacacacacacatctactttctaaatattgaaaattaataaaactaattgaaaagtatttaaaaagtagattataattaatattttatgcataaaaagttaaattatatacatatatataatatattaaaactgtgAATATCCTTGTAagagtgaattgaactttttgcccttcattaaaatccttgctttaaataaaatcgtcttttcactatttcttcctaatatttaaacaaaattatctttttcactatttcgtcctaatatttaagagttgaaaattaatttaaatgtatttatagtaaaaaaaaaatccttattagaagacatcagaatttctatatctttttttaatttaagaattgaaaattaattaaatatatttatggtaattcTTTTCTTATTTGAAGTCATACAACTGATACAATTTTTagtagtttaagaattctaaatcaactaaatttgattttaagaagatttgaaaaatctaaaaataaatataaaactattagaataagaaaaaattaggaaGTTCCAGAtttttaagtacgtaatagaatataatcaataaatttgtaaaatgaatcaataaatttgtaatatatataaaataatcgtaacacaaatatggATTAAATTGATGCGTCTATCTTATCATGTGGCAAGCACGTGCTGCTTTAGGTGAATCTGCTGCGGTATGAAACTCGTATTTGTCTATTTATTGAGCTGTCTTTTGGGCTTTGTGTTCATGGTATtcttttctgtaatttttttttcgATGTCaactttcaattatttttttcgtGGATGTGATGCGCAATGTAAATGTTGTGGAATTGCTGACTTTTAGCATTTGTGCTATCAGATTCTAAAACTAAATTTTCATTAATAGCAATCAGACTCCATTTAGACCAATAGGAATATTATCAAGATGCACTTGAACATTTTCCTTCAGATTCAATGATGGAAGATGAAATGGCTTTGGGTGGTCTAGCAGCTAAGGCTTGAGCTATATCACAACTTATGACCATCTTCCAGTAGAAGTCAACATTTAAAATGAAATCAGGATCATAAAATTTTTCAGCTGCATGCTTTTAATCATGGGAGTTTCTTGGTAGTTTAGTACATAGTTTTAACACTTTGATGGTTTTAGCTTCAGTTTCTTTTGCTCCAATGATCACATGGAGAGTGATAGTAGTTACGGGTAAAGGTTTTTTACACCCTAAAAGGCTTAGTTTCACAATAATAATAGTATGATTCATATTGGTGTATCTTAACAAAATGATTTCCACCAGGCAATTACAGACCTGACCAAAGCATTGGAGTTTGAGCCAGACTCTGCTGATATCTTACATGAAAGAGGTGACGAGACTGAAATCTTTCATGATTAATTCGATTTGTGTTGTTAAAGTAGTTAGACGTTAAGTTGCTCAGAcgctccaaaaatgttgccgcacccgtgtcgtatccttcaaaaatacactatttttggaggatccgacatgcaACCGTTGACATTTTTTAAGAGTCCGAGTAACGTATTAGACATAGTCTTCCTGTAATTATAATAGCAAAAGGCATATTTACTTTCTGTAGATCTTTTTATGGTTGATAGATTATGCGCGTCATTTGAAACTTCCAATATATTAAGGTTCACTTTCATCTTTCTTACAGGACCGAGATTAGTTATTAAGGCATATAGGTGGTTTTATCTTGTAACTATTTTGCATTGAATGACCTCTAGCTGAATGTTTCATAATTACTTGAGAGTCCAAAATATATCATTTCATTGGACAAGAGATGTTCAATCTGACATGGGAGTCACTCACTCTGCTTAATTACTGTAGGAAttgtcaattttaattttaagtttaaagaTTTCAAAGGTGCTGTTGAAGACCTCTCTACATGTGTAAAGTTTGATAAGGATAACAAATCTGCGTATACATATTTGGTGAGTCTATGACCTTGAGCCGACTAATTGTTGTAGAATGAGCTAACAATGTTTATCcgcatgagtttcagattttttttgataaataatgatataatgcTGGTCgaaaaaattggaaaattatCAGGGCCTGGCTTTATCCTCTCTAGGAGAATATAGAAAGGCTGAGGAGGCACATAAAAAAGCAATCCAAATTGAAAGGAATTTCCTTGAGGCTTGGGCTCATCTTGCACAGGTATCTCCAAATATATGCTGAATACACTTAATCCTATTTGTCCTGCCAAACGGAATCCTAATACTTCTATTGGTAGAACTAATGATATAGAGTCCCTTCATGAGGAAGTTGCCATTTGATTTCGAAAATTTTCCCTTTGTTTTACCAAGTTCTTGtttatgtttttctcttttttcaccgGCATgtaaacaacctttctacttgagc comes from Capsicum annuum cultivar UCD-10X-F1 chromosome 2, UCD10Xv1.1, whole genome shotgun sequence and encodes:
- the LOC107860225 gene encoding lysine-rich arabinogalactan protein 18; translated protein: MDRKFVLLASILCIVLASVTGQSPAAAPAKALVGAKASSPPAAAPSKPKSTPAPATAPVSAPPTAVPVTPVSAPVAAPTTPVVAAPVSPPAKAPASSPPAKAPASSPPVAAPVSSPPPPVAAPVQSPPAPAPEVATPPAVSTPPAPVPVAAPVVSETTPAPAPSKGKGKGKKKGKKHNASPAPSPDLMSPPAPPTEAPGPGLDSDSPSPSLNDESGAEKLKMLGSLVAGWAVMSWLLF